From Strigops habroptila isolate Jane chromosome 1, bStrHab1.2.pri, whole genome shotgun sequence, a single genomic window includes:
- the NACAD gene encoding NAC-alpha domain-containing protein 1 — translation MPGESVKTQGLGGLEKENGMPEGSEAAPPPAPGPPPMSTKEEARPQPEGASCDPGPPAVAPPGESCRPPPPADPLDTRIVMGEETRSPTDPELRGGLPLPAVPCPFPAPTKDPPQRQAAEPPSGRPPAAATMDPDLFFTAPSTPIRVGGSRLLQPPPEEQTDGESEGLCSPPTSPSGSYMTAEGGSWGSSGTASTSPSCSPNLVAEAEAMAVAEAEAEGMVEVEALPPCLEHPPAFTPPSPEEDDEEEDGLLALPGGDDDDGQTLEDEDEEWDMSGGEGLPGAGLIPAALLPFRGSLLFQAEAVEITPLPPGTALLPLSGEEDEEEEEDDDEEEEEEEEEEEEGGSTSASFLRSLSETSITEGVDESFAFRDDTSASSDSAAYDGEEDERLYGTERHAMGAEGAPPDTATAPPGTDANGNGGIELHLHAGMAPNGDGSPEVSLQHSQGEEPASMVPSMEDAIREDIGTTEPGMQEWDGSETPPAPSGEGSEQPDGEAFLMSSSSSSELEEAVTLEHNVPWEPDPVPMECPPPEPSQLPEEPAVIPGAEEEPVVKDDSSMAVLGEGPSMEPVESSSVLQPPSLCSRDPQTDGVQQDDVAPANGEPQGGPGSDGDDDGDDVSDSDHELGTMMVDSTELVITDGHDEQDTVATNLVTPSPPDEPDTMATNLVPLVTPSPSDEPDIVATNLVPLVTSSLPDEPDTMATNLVPPVTRSPSDEPGTMATNLVPPVTCSPSDEPDTMATNLVPPVTCSPSDEPDTVATNLVPSVTPSPSDEPDTMATNLVPLVTPGPSDEPDTVATNLATPSPPDELETMATDLVPPVRPSPPDEPETMATDLVPLVTPNLPDEPDTVATNLVPLVMPIPLDEQDTVATNLVSLVTPSLPDELDTAATDVVPSVTPIPPDELDTVATNLSSLVTPIPLDEPDPAATDLVPSVTPTPPDEPDTAATDPDLVPPVMPGVTAPSPPPQDTSPCDASEDLVDGAASANASAEPPVATCPTAQEAMVHLPGSTSEAPKECDAPTAASEEPCPELLDTSRSDSSSFMAPEDSAGEAAAPPRPPSPKEEEEDEEDAAARPCLALCLPASPPAIPPLLFTASDREVYVGAPLELLQPPGAFSESGAAWQRREDRQRVTAMLQGSFGDLPAPRLPPRPMEPPEVLEGPPSDEGMEEPLPLHEPTTPLPGDAPPGQTAGETDAKVLGESSPPSPPSEPPAPPRQQEEEEMMVTMVGAQSSPQPALGASQGGDAQPEPSPEPPGDAAPQVPPEPPSPLPGPCPLLPKLSQVPPLAAAPSPPSPCPDPARGPQDTSSGLPAGEERPSVLPPTRKHLEAPQPSPRKEKEARGRQAGPGSRGPPRGSLQSESSSSSEAEAPYPCPEIQRLREAAGIALCQDKQPPAPRGCEANHKGSCNESESNDESIPELEEPEGSESQPAQTQAQLTHSLGTGEETVSKAKQSRSEKKARKAMSKLGLRQIHGVTRITIRKSKNILFVITKPDVFKSPASDIYIVFGEAKIEDLSQQVHKAAAEKFKVPMEHSPLITETAPTLTIKEESEEEEEVDETGLEVRDIELVMAQANVSRPKAVRALRHNNNDIVNAIMELTM, via the exons ATGCCCGGAGAATCGGTGAAAACCCAAGGGCTGGGGGGATTGGAGAAGGAAAACGGAATGCCGGAGGGATCGGAGGCAG CCCCCCCGCCGGCCCCAGGCCCCCCACCGATGTCCACCAAGGAGGAGGCTCGCCCGCAGCCCGAGGGGGCCAGCTGTGACCCTGGCCCCCCCGCTGTTGCACCCCCCGGCGAGTCCTGccggccccccccgcccgcAGACCCCCTGGACACCCGCATCGTCATGGGGGAGGAGACGCGCTCCCCCACCGACCCCGAGCTCCGGGGGGGGCTCCCCCTGCCTGCTGTGCCTTGCCCCTTCCCTGCACCCACCAAAGATCCCCCTCAGCGCCAAGCGGCTGAGCCCCCCTCCGGGAGACCCCCCGCTGCTGCCACCATGGACCCCGACCTCTTCTTCACGGCCCCCTCCACCCCCATCCGGGTCGGGGGGTCccggctgctgcagcctccccccGAGGAGCAGACGGATGGGGAGAGCGAGGGGCTCTGCTCCCCACCGACATCCCCCTCTGGGTCCTACATGACGGCTGAAGGGGGCAGCTGGGGGTCCTCTGGCACGGCCAGCACCTCTCCGTCCTGCTCCCCCAACCTGGTGGCCGAGGCTGAAGCCATGGCGGTGGCTGAAGCTGAGGCTGAAGGCATGGTGGAGGTGGAagctctgcctccctgcctggAGCATCCCCCTGCCTTCACCCCGCCGTCTCCCGAGGAGGATGATGAGGAGGAAGATGGACTTCTTGCCCTGCCAGGGGGTGATGATGACGATGGGCAGACACTGGAGGACGAGGATGAGGAGTGGGACATGTCAGGGGGCGAGGGGCTGCCTGGCGCGGGCTTgatcccagcagcactgctgcccttCCGCGGCAGCCTGCTCTTCCAGGCCGAGGCAGTGGAGATCACCCCGCTGCCCCCcggcacagccctgctgcccctGTCCGGcgaggaggatgaggaggaagaggaggatgatgatgaagaggaagaagaggaggaggaggaggaggaggaaggtggcaGCACCTCGGCCTCCTTCCTGCGCTCGCTGTCAGAGACCTCCATCACCGAGGGGGTGGACGAGTCCTTCGCCTTCCGCGATGACACCTCCGCCTCCTCCGACTCGGCCGCTTACGATGGTGAGGAGGACGAGCGGCTCTATGGCACCGAGCGCCACGCCATGGGCGCCGAGGGGGCTCCCCCCGACACCGCCACCGCGCCCCCTGGCACTGATGCCAATGGGAACGGCGGCATTGAGCTTCACCTTCACGCTGGGATGGCCCCCAATGGCGATGGGTCACCggaggtgtccctgcagcacagccaaggTGAGGAGCCGGCAAGCATGGTTCCCAGCATGGAGGATGCCATCAGGGAGGACATCGGTACCACGGAGCCAGGGATGCAGGAGTGGGATGGCAGCGagacccccccagcaccctctggggaaggcaGTGAGCAGCCGGATGGTGAGGCCTTCCTCatgtcttcctcttcctcctcagagctggaggaagcagtAACCCTGGAGCACAATGTCCCATGGGAGCCAGACCCTGTTCCCATGGAGTGTCCCCCACCAGAGCCCTCACAGCTTCCAGAGGAACCGGCGGTGATTCCGGGTGCTGAGGAGGAGCCAGTGGTGAAGGATGATTCCagcatggcagtgctgggagaggGGCCCAGCATGGAGCCAGTGGAGAGCAGCAGTgtcctgcagccccccagcctctgctccaggGACCCCCAAACTGATGGGGTGCAGCAGGATGATGTGGCACCGGCTAACGGGGAGCCCCAGGGTGGCCCTGGGagtgatggtgatgatgatggtgatgatgttAGTGACAGTGACCATGAGCTTGGCACCATGATGGTGGACAGCACTGAGCTGGTAATCACTGATGGCCATGATGAGCAGGACACTGTGGCCACCAACTTGGTGACACCCAGCCCTCCAGATGAGCCAGACACCATGGCCACCAACCTGGTACCACTGGTGACACCCAGCCCATCAGATGAGCCAGACATTGTGGCCACCAACCTGGTGCCACTGGTGACATCCAGCCTGCCAGATGAGCCGGACACCATGGCGACCAACCTGGTGCCACCAGTGACACGCAGCCCATCGGATGAGCCGGGCACCATGGCCACCAACCTGGTGCCACCAGTGACGTGCAGCCCATCGGATGAGCCGGACACCATGGCCACCAACCTGGTGCCACCAGTGACATGCAGCCCATCGGATGAGCCAGACACCGTGGCCACCAACCTGGTGCCATCAGTGACACCCAGCCCATCGGATGAGCCAGACACCATGGCCACCAACCTGGTGCCATTAGTGACACCTGGCCCATCGGATGAGCCAGACACTGTGGCCACCAACCTGGCGACACCCAGCCCACCGGATGAGCTAGAGACCATGGCCACTGACCTGGTGCCACCAGTGAGACCCAGCCCGCCAGATGAGCCAGAGACCATGGCCACTGACCTGGTGCCGCTGGTGACACCCAACCTACCAGATGAGCCAGACACTGTAGCCACCAACCTGGTGCCGCTGGTGATGCCCATCCCACTGGATGAGCAGGACACTGTGGCCACCAACCTGGTATCATTGGTGACACCCAGCCTGCCAGATGAGCtggacactgcagccactgacGTGGTACCATCAGTGACACCAATCCCACCAGATGAGCTGGACACTGTGGCCACCAACCTGTCATCATTGGTGACACCAATCCCACTGGATGAGCCAGACCCTGCAGCCACTGACCTGGTGCCATCAGTGACACCCACCCCACCGGATGAACCGGACACCGCAGCCACTGACCCTGACCTGGTGCCACCAGTGATGCCCGGTGTCACAGCACCATCCCCCCCACCACAGGACACATCCCCCTGTGATGCCAGCGAGGATCTGGTGGATGGGGCAGCCTCGGCCAACGCGTCCGCAGAGCCACCAGTGGCCACGTGTCCCACGGCACAGGAGGCGATGGTGCATCTCCCCGGGAGCACCAGCGAAGCCCCCAAGGAGTGTGACgctcccactgctgcttccGAGGAGCCCTGCCCGGAGCTGCTGGACACCTCCCGCTCTGACTCCAGCTCCTTCATGGCCCCCGAGGACAGCGCGGGAGAAGCAGCCGCCCCCCCCAGGCCCCCGTCTCccaaggaggaagaggaggatgaagaggatgctgctgcccgCCCCTGCCTGGCCCTCTGCCTGCCCGCCTCACCCCCCGCCATCCCCCCGCTGCTTTTCACAGCTTCAGACCGGGAGGTGTACGTGGGGGCCCCCCTCGAACTGCTCCAACCACCCGGTGCCTTTTCGGAGAGCGGGGCGGCCTGGCAGCGCCGGGAGGACCGCCAGCGGGTCACCGCCATGCTGCAGGGCTCCTTTGGGGATCTGCCGgccccccgcctcccccccAGGCCCATGGAGCCCCCCGAGGTGCTGGAGGGTCCCCCGAGTGATGAGGGGATGGAGGAGCCCCTGCCCCTCCATGAGCCCACGACCCCTCTGCCTGGTGATGCCCCCCCGGGCCAGACTGCTGGGGAAACCGATGCCAAAGTCCTGGGGGAGAGCAGCCCCCCGAGTCCCCCCAGTGagcccccggccccccccaggcagcaggaggaagaggagatgaTGGTGACAATGGTGGGGGCCCAATCCAGCCCCCAGCCTGCTCTGGGTGCCAGCCAAGGGGGGGATGCTCAGCCGGAGCCCTCCCCGGAACCACCTGGGGATGCAGCCCCCCAAGTTCCCCCCGAGCCCCCCAGCCCGCTGCCAGGCCCCTGCCCTCTGCTCCCCAAACTCAGCCAAGTGCCTCCTCTCGCCGCTGCGCCGTCGCCACCATCGCCATGTCCTGACCCAGCCCGTGGCCCCCAGGATACCTCATCAGGGCTCCCCGCCGGCGAGGAGCGTCCGTCTGTCCTGCCGCCGACCAGGAAGCACCTCGAGG ccccccagccctCTCCGCGCAAGGAGAAGGAGGCCCGAGGCCGGCAGGCAGGGCCGGGCAGCCGGGGGCCCCCCCGGGGGTCGCTGCAGTCGGAGTCAAGCTCCTCCAGCGAGGCAGAGGCTCCGTATCCCTGCCCCGAGATCCAGCGCCTGCGGGAAGCCGCTGGCATCGCCCTGTGCCAGGACAAGCAGCCCCCGGCCCCCCGCGGCTGCGAGGCCAACCACAAAG GGTCCTGTAATGAGTCGGAGAGCAACGATGAAtccatcccagagctggaggagcctGAGGGCTCGGAGTCGCAGCCAGCCCAGACACAG GCGCAGCTCACCCACTCGCTGGGCACCGGGGAGGAGACGGTCAGCAAGGCCAAGCAGAGCCGGAGCGAGAAGAAGGCCAGGAAG GCCATGTCCAAGCTGGGGCTGCGGCAGATCCACGGTGTCACCCGCATCACCATCCGCAAGTCCAAGAACATCCTCTTCGTCATCACCAAACCTGATGTCTTCAAGAGCCCCGCGTCCGACATCTACATTGTCTTTGGGGAAGCCAAG ATCGAGGACCTGTCACAGCAAGTGCACAAGGCGGCGGCAGAGAAGTTCAAGGTGCCGATGGAGCACTCGCCACTGATCACGGAGACAGCCCCGACCCTCACCATCAAGGAGGagagcgaggaggaggaggag GTGGATGAGACGGGGCTGGAGGTGAGGGACATCGAGCTGGTGATGGCCCAGGCCAATGTCTCGCGCCCCAAAGCCGTGCGGGCGCTTCGGCACAACAACAATGACATTGTCAACGCCATCATG GAGCTGACCATGTAG
- the TBRG4 gene encoding FAST kinase domain-containing protein 4, with translation MAARLVRRCCWWHVGAFICPASAVAPSLLVPAGKVAVARALPQAPLASFHTSSPCSWADGFSVKELVEDSRSQEYKVIGELVETAASPQELLRLAELHPLTSNQASLIITQLSRLAAEKKLETESIVRDERFQQLVSITDSQISQVWNNTLVNLLKSLYSLGMDRNTREMQSVEQEVLWRLRRFTFKHLASLAEFLAVRQGKESQLLNEIVKKLELRWTELEGTRTVVMLMGKVGHISPALMDRLEDKALELAEQFNPDDVRKITLALAYQNRRCVPLLRAMSYHLIQKHSELSLNILMDLIFAYGKLNFHQPQVFQKIATDLQPHIPTMTPTEVTRCIRSFALLKWLSLPLFEAIAQYTLDNTKQLSVTNLCSIILSFARLNFQPSGSEDFFNMVHEVLQGQLHSLEPHLLTDLVWSLCVLQQAKAPYLQRVLAPDFHAQIRGDQSLKAQNLQLKLIHINAAAKLESPGYRGPFLPPEMLSVAEPAGEKVTLLQSSLREALVGVLGSRDNGRFDARTIYGWHIDAEMVVNSENKPLPVKNFAAPHLLCPEGKKPLPPGARRIAFLRWEFPNFSNRSKDLLGRFVMARRHIQAAGFLVVDVPHYEFLDLKLERQRTAYLKDKLNKAMAKEMAS, from the exons ATGGCAGCCCGCTTGGTGCGacgctgctgctggtggcacgTGGGTGCCTTCATCTGTCCTGCCTCGGCAGTCGCGCCGTCCCTGCTGGTGCCGGCTGGGAAGGTGGCGGTGGCAAGAGCTCTGCCTCAAGCACCTCTCGCTTCATTTCATACTTCGAGCCCTTGCAGCTGGGCGGATGGGTTCTCGGTCAAAGAGCTGGTGGAGGACAGCAGGAGTCAAGAGTACAAAGTGATCGGGGAACTGGTTGAAACAGCCGCAAGTCCTCAGGAGCTCCTGCGGCTGGCTGAGCTCCATCCTCTTACTAGCAACCAGGCCTCCCTAATAATTACTCAACTTTCCCGGCTTGCAGCggaaaaaaagctggaaacGGAGAGTATTGTGCGGGATGAACGGTTCCAGCAGCTTGTCAGCATCACAGATTCTCAG ATTTCTCAGGTGTGGAATAACACCTTGGTGAACCTTTTGAAGAGCCTCTACTCCCTGGGGATGGACAGAAACACTAGAGAGATGCAGtcagtggagcaggaggtgctgtGGCGGCTGCGGCGCTTCACCTTTAAGCATCTTGCCTCCCTGGCGGAGTTCTTGGCGGtcaggcaggggaaggagagccAGCTGTTGAATGAAATCGTCAAGAAGCTGGAGCTGCGTTGGACAGAGCTCGAGGGCACCCGAACTGTGGTGATGCTGATGGGCAAGGTTGGGCACATCTCCCCAGCTCTGATGGACCGGCTGGAGGACAAG GCTCTGGAACTTGCTGAACAGTTCAACCCCGATGATGTCCGGAAAATAACACTGGCTCTAGCCTACCAGAACCGGCGCTGCGTGCCTCTGCTCCGAGCCATGTCCTACCACCTGATTCAGAAGCACTCTGAGCTCAGCCTCAACATCCTGATGGACCTAATTTTTGCCTATG gaaaactgaatttccACCAGCCCCAGGTCTTCCAGAAGATAGCCACTGACCTGcagccccacatccccacaATGACGCCCACCGAGGTGACACGCTGCATCAGGTCCTTCGCCCTCCTCAAGTGGCTCAGCCTGCCGCTGTTTGAGGCCATTGCacag TACACCCTGGACAACACCAAGCAGCTGTCAGTCACGAATCTGTGCAGTATCATCCTGTCTTTTGCTCGCCTGAACTTCCAGCCCAGCGGAAGTGAGGATTTCTTCAACATG GTCCATGAGGTGCTCCAGGGCCAGCTGCACAGCCTGGAGCCTCACCTGCTGACAGACCTGGTGTGGTCTCTCTGCGTGCTGCAGCAGGCCAAGGCTCCCTACCTGCAGCGAGTGCTGGCGCCTGACTTCCACGCACAGATCCGAG GTGATCAGTCCCTCAAGGCCCAGAACTTACAGCTGAAGCTCATCCACATCAATGCTGCTGCCAAGCTGGAAAGCCCTGGCTACCGAGGGCCATTCCTGCCACCGGAGATGCTGAGCGTGGCAGAGCCAGCGGGGGAGAAGGtcaccctgctgcagagcagcctgcgGGAGGCCTTggtgggggtgctggggagccgGGACAACGGGCGCTTTGATGCACGCACCATCTACGGCTGGCACATCG ATGCTGAGATGGTGGTGAACAGCGAAAATAAACCCCTCCCCGTGAAGAACTTTGCTGCTCCCCATCTGCTCTGCCCAGAAGGGAAAAAGCCATTGCCACCAGGTGCCAGGAG GATCGCCTTCCTCCGGTGGGAGTTTCCCAACTTCagcaacagaagcaaggacCTGCTGGGCCGCTTCGTCATGGCCCGGCGCCACATCCAGGCGGCCGGCTTCCTTGTGGTGGAC GTGCCCCACTACGAGTTCCTGGACCTGAAGCTGGAGCGGCAGCGGACAGCCTACCTCAAAGACAAGCTCAACAAGGCCATGGCCAAGGAGATGGCGAGCTAA